The following proteins are co-located in the Schistocerca nitens isolate TAMUIC-IGC-003100 chromosome 2, iqSchNite1.1, whole genome shotgun sequence genome:
- the LOC126236452 gene encoding zinc finger protein OZF-like — MLATDLKTENVFPDLTTENEKGIAARVKESPNQNVLYTDDAEFFATVKVEPSDIFLTDFVYDPSNDDSLGVYFSTDDTKKQNKKKFSCSLCTKHYTTNRALKGHIRSHTGEKPFVCNVCGKKYALKRNFEVHTALHKGIKKYECKTCCRGFARKEHLTLHVARKHSDDKPYVCTVCGKQFASSFDYKNHVLRHAKGKSFFCSVCGSGFSQKNDMLRHLILHTGIKAYQCSVCNKKFSAKSALTVHLNVHNKKRYACTICSKSYSSNYLLKYHLRLHEGEKPNECVVCKRTFSCRSALIFHKQGHAGDGNYQCQLCNKRFTVPSRLNLHVRSVHTKERCFECDVCKKSFFGKADLAKHVLIHIEKRYECNICTKKFVRSSHLKNHMKMHVKQENFECNLCNKKYVRKGSYVNHMKLHREDC; from the coding sequence ATGTTAGCTACAGATTTGAAAACTGAAAACGTATTTCCTGATCTCACAACAGAAAATGAAAAGGGAATTGCTGCTCGTGTTAAGGAGAGTCCAAATCAGAATGTCTTATATACGGATGATGCAGAATTTTTCGCAACGGTGAAGGTAGAGCCAAGTgatatcttcttgactgattttGTGTATGATCCCAGCAATGACGATTCACTAGGAGTTTATTTTAGCACTGACGATactaaaaagcaaaataaaaagaaatttagctGTTCGTTATGCACCAAGCATTATACAACTAATAGAGCTCTTAAGGGGCATATACGTTCGCACACAGGGGAGAAACCCTTTGTTTGTAATGTTTGTGGGAAAAAGTATGCTTTGAAAAGAAATTTCGAGGTTCATACTGCACTCCATAAAGGAATTAAAAAGTATGAGTGCAAAACCTGTTGTAGAGGTTTTGCTCGCAAAGAACATTTAACTCTACATGTAGCTAGAAAACATTCAGATGACAAACCATATGTTTGTACAGTCTGTGGAAAACAGTTTGCTAGCAGTTTTGACTATAAGAATCATGTTTTGAGACATGCTAAAGGAAAGTCTTTCTTTTGTTCTGTATGTGGTTCTGGATTTTCCCAGAAAAATGATATGTTACGTCACTTAATACTGCATACTGGCATCAAAGCTTATCAGTGTAGTGTATGTAACAAGAAATTTTCGGCAAAATCTGCTTTAACTGTTCATTTAAATGTCCATAACAAGAAACGCTATGCTTGCACAATTTGCTCAAAGTCATATTCATCAAATTATTTGTTGAAATATCATTTACGGCTCCATGAAGGAGAGAAGCCAAATGAATGCGTAGTTTGTAAACGAACGTTTTCCTGCCGCTCTGCATTGATTTTTCATAAACAAGGGCATGCTGGTGATGGGAATTACCAGTGCCAGTTATGTAATAAAAGATTTACTGTACCATCAAGACTGAATTTGCATGTTAGGTCTGTGCATACCAAAGAAAGATGCTTTGAATGTGATGTGTGCAAAAAATCATTTTTTGGAAAAGCAGATCTTGCTAAACATGTCCTTATTCATATTGAAAAGAGATATGAGTGTAATATATGTACTAAGAAATTTGTTCGTTCATCTCACTTAAAGAATCATATGAAAATGCATGTGAAACAAGaaaattttgaatgtaatttatgtAATAAGAAATATGTACGGAAAGGCTCATATGTAAATCATATGAAACTTCACAGAGAAGATTGTTAA